The stretch of DNA TACGCGGGAGAATGATAAATTTGCTAGCTTGTCCATCTGTCAGTGCTATATATACGTTCTGATCATCCATCTCGGCTGTTGCCTGGATACTACTATTTGTCTTGACCAGCTTGCTCAAAGTCTCTGGGATCTGCGTATAATTCCTGTTCTCCATAGCCTCCGCGATTGGAAACATGGCATTGCCCCACCATTTGTCCAAAGCAGGGGAAGAATGATCCTCTACATCGAGCTTTAAGGAGCGATTGCCGAGCAGGGACTTACCGTCTTTATTAATATAATCAACAAGGCCTTTTAGATCAGTTCCTGGCTTCAAATCAAGTTTCAAACCTACCGTGCTTTGGGTAATATCAAGTTGAGCCTCTTTCACACCTTTATAATTTTTAACCAATTTCTCCAGTGGACCCTGGAGTGCCATTTGCCGATAGGTGAACCAGCCTCCAAACAGTAGGACAGCCGTCACGGCAACCGTTGCAACAATCGGGAAAATGCGCAGTTTCACTTAAGGTCCTCCTTCATCTATTTGAGATAATCTATGAATCTTATAATCTGTGAGCCATATTAGTCTTTCACAGGTGCGAGTTGTTCGCGCCTATTTCTGCTGCTTCAAAGTACAGACTATAGTATATCACAGAATATATACCGATAGGCAAAAAAGTATGAACTTAATTTAAATTTTCAAGATTATCTGGAAATGACTATGACTATAATCGCAAAAAAAAAGAGTCTCTCCCTTCTGCGGGCAGAGACTCTTGCTATTTGTTAAACTAAAGTTTTACATTGAACTTTCTATTATAACGGCCTTATAAGGCTCTATAACATTCATTTCTTTAGTTCATTCTATATATTTCTATTGCTTACACTATCGGTTAGGCACGGTGAACTGTTCCGATAAAGGCTGTCCGTTGCTAAATCGATAGAATCGGTAATAATAATGATCATCCGCTTTATAGAATAATTGCCATACATATTGGCCTTCATAGACACCTGGCAGCAGCCGGACAATTCGGGCATCCGGAAGCTCGCTTTTGACTTTGTTGGTCATCGCTTGCTTGGACAGGCCGTTGCTCTTCAGCTCTATATGGGGAGCGCTGTCCCCATCAAGCCAGACCATGATGTCCTCACCATCGGCATTCTTGCCTTCCACTACCCAGCAAACCGTATCCCAGACCGATTTCGTTACCTCCGTCGTCTGAACCAGTCCTGCTTCCTTCTTGGCGCGCAAAATCGCTGCATCCTCCGCCTTCCAGGTGTCCTTCTGCACATAGATGTAATACTGATATACGCCGATAAATACCAGTATAACAGCCATTATAGCAACCAGAATCCACCTCGTCCTGTTCTTCATGCGCGTCACTTCCTTTCCCTGAAAAGGAGAGGAGCTTTCGGCCTCCTTAAACTTGCCTTATGGCTCTTTGCCTTAAGCTCCACTCCACCTAGCTATTCTTATCTTGCGAGCAGCCCTTCAAAAGCTAGCTGAGCCTCCCGCCGGATCCGTTCCTCATCCAGGGTCAAGCAGACGCCGTGCTTCACGATCTGTTTTCCGTCAATCCAGACATGGGCTACATCCTTCGGCCCCGCCGAATATACAGCATGAGAGATATAATCCGTTCTCGGCAGCAAATGCGCTTGATCCGTATCTAGTGCGATAAAGTCCGCCTTCATTCCGACCGCAAGCTTGCCTGTATTGTGTAAAAAGACAGACTTCGCACCGTACTCTGTGCCCATTTTGAGTGCTTCCAAGGCTGGAACCGCAGTAGGGTCACCGGATACACCTTTGTGAATCAGAGCCGCCAAGCGAATCTCTTCAAACATATCCAGATTATTATTGCTGGCTGCACCGTCCGTTCCCAAGGACACAGTA from Paenibacillus sp. CAA11 encodes:
- a CDS encoding cell wall elongation regulator TseB-like domain-containing protein, with amino-acid sequence MKNRTRWILVAIMAVILVFIGVYQYYIYVQKDTWKAEDAAILRAKKEAGLVQTTEVTKSVWDTVCWVVEGKNADGEDIMVWLDGDSAPHIELKSNGLSKQAMTNKVKSELPDARIVRLLPGVYEGQYVWQLFYKADDHYYYRFYRFSNGQPLSEQFTVPNR